The genomic window TATAATTCGGTCTCAACGCAAAAATTCTCGAATAACGATTCTCTATTTTTCTGCTTCCTTTGCTTATTCAACTTTTTGATCGACTCATTCCTTGGTTCCATTTTCTGATTTCCGCTCTTCCCAAATAATGTTCAAGTTGTATTCTTTCACGTGTTTATTGTTAAAACAAGGTGAGATTTCATTTGGATTTTGTTTAGGATAATCAAGAATGCAGGGTCGAAGGACTAGAACACGATACCGTTGCTCTTTGTTCTGGATTCTTCATGCATTCATTAAATccaatgaaatatatatataatcaagctCTTCCTATTTTCGATACCATGTAATCGAGctctttgaattaaatttttttgttctctatttatttttattatcatttttcttcttttctctgagatttcaaattttcaatgctGTTTACTGTTCTGATCGGCTTATGTTTCCTTGAAATCCGAGGTTGGAAAAGCTGGTGGTGTCAGATAGAAGTCCATGTCCGATGCTATGAACAAAGCAAACATGTTCTCtgattcttttattattcttctttcttcGGATAACAATTATTTccaatttttttgttgttgttttaggATTTATTCTCTAATTCATTATATTATCATTTTTCAGGAAAAAAAGCTTCATACCAAGCAAATGCTGGAGAACTGACTAGCATATGAGGACGATATAAGGGCCTACAACAAAGAATTGGTAATTACTTTAACTCAATATTTTTATTCTCTCTTATATTGTGATTCATACTAATTTTATGGTTGAGCTCTTAATGTTTTAGAATGAGGGTGGAGATTCTAATAAGTCAAAATCTATGGTGAATGACGATTATAATGATGAAGAGGTGATGAagctttgtaatttattttcaattgtgAAATAGATTCTGACAGTAGTTGTTATTGTTTGTTAACGGGTTTGaaatgttcttatttattttagaGGATGAGTGAAGTAGTTGCTATGGTGAAAGAAGAGGCCTTGAAGTGGGAGGAAATAATTTCATTCATCATCAATCTTCATATAGTTTTGGGAGTTGATTGACAATACAGTTTGAtcatcttaattttattttacctcaactttatttatttttaactttaaaagaGATTTAGTCTATATGtcaaataaggtttataattcatattaattgttatacttaGGAGTACTAAATTTTCTTAGGATACTATTGAAAGGAATTTTTGGCAAACTAATTTTActaattaattcttttttatttagtcCTCTTTTTTATGAAACTTTTTACTTGTACGTTTATTCTGTTTTTGGATTTGAAGAGTCAAAGAAAGGCTTTATATCAATActtcataattattttatttttgggacATGTGATTAACTGTCGAAACTTATATTTCATTATTAAAATGAAAAGAATAAGTTGATTGGTATTGGAGATTAAGAGAagcaaatttttaaattcaaaagaatTATTTTAGGATGGAtgtaaaagaggaaaaaaaaatattttagttgttTCTCAAACATGAAAATGGCATATTCATAGAGCTTGTTTGGATGagtttctaagaaaagatcttatggaaaagtaaaagtaattttatggttgggtatctcatgcaaaaagatttttttatctatcaattatgtttgggtataacaatataaaagtatttttttatttatttattagatgaaaaacatctttttttaagagaaaaagatcttttaaaaaagatgtaaattacagcttctcaaaaaaagatctttttttaatttttctagtgcttttacttttactactagaaatttgccaaacacgctaaaaaataaaaaaataatctttttttattaaaaaaagatctttttttatcaaaataatggcgcccaaacaagcaCATAATATTAATAATAGATGTGATGAAACTATGTGCAATTGATAGTTTTCAACTCTCTATCCAGATAATCAAATAAATTATCATAATGTGATGATAAAtatttgatgagatgaattgTTTATTTTGTGATAAATTTTTTAGCttctatttttttacaattttttttattatagtaaTTAATGATGAACATAACTTACATTATGTGTTTATGGttgcatatatttatttatgaaaatattattcTTTCTATTACTGTAATATATATGATATATCATCTCTTTAATAAACTATTGTTGGTCTAGCAAATAACGCAAATACTATTTGTTGTTATATTTGTTTCGTCCAGAATCAAATTCAAAAGAAGACTGCTTAGGGAATAATATTATACTTTGTTATTTTCATGGAGGTTTTTAATAATGTTTTATGATTCTATGTTCTTTATATTTTGATGGTGAATGAAATTATTGCACTATGTCATTCAGTGATTGTTACGAGATCGAatacaatttttttgtttaaagctAGATCATTTATATTCATTAATTAGTTTTGCATAGAAAATAATTGTATGTAGTTATTTTGTTCATACCCGCACAGGTCCTACTCTAGTTAGTTATTTTTAAACCATTccctaaataaagaaaaatagattAATAGGCAATTAGTCTATAGTTGCTTAAACCAAAGCTTAGTATAATGGCAGAACTTACATGTTCTGCAATGTAACAGACTAACGTTACTTTGAACTAATATGAATTTTTAATAGTATATTATATTGTATGAGCACTAATGTTAAAATAATTATGTCATTATGTCTACATTTTAGTTCAAAACTAGTTTTGCTATCCTTGTGGTGCACAAAATAAATGTGCAAATAATTTACTATtcaagaataaaatataaaatttaagaagTATAAATGAAGTAATGCTCACTTTGGTGAGTCCATGACttctgaaaataaaaaattggtcaTTAAAAGAGTCCATGGAAATGGTTGCCATTTGCCATTTCCGATCGATTTAGAGTTTGATTTACTAATTTTTAGGTCAAATCAGTTAGACTGGTCTGAGTTTGATAACCATACATGAAAGTTGCTTCCTAATAAAACGaaaagagtacataaagagtacacaaagataataaaattgtgaaagaataataaaagaaaagaaatattaaaGAAATTTTATTGTGAGGAGCTCTGATATCATAATAAAGCAGAAAGAATACATAAAGAATACGcaaagataagataaattatGGTGAAACTTCTTAAATTTCGCTATTAAACATTTGAACTTATCTTCATAATATTTGCTAACTTGAAATAAGATACGCGGACCGACTCAGCAGATTTTGGCCCATTTATCATCCCGTAACTTGCATGATTTAATTACATATCTTTGTTCAAGTTACATAATTTAACTACATATCTTTATCCATGTATGTTACATGATACACACTATTCTACTTCtactttatatataaatataaacctaACTTATTATGTTGCAACCATAATTCTGAAAACTTGACCAAACCAGTTAGTTAAATCGAAAATCGGTGATGAAAACAGTCCGATCTGCTGTTAATAACCGTCCATTCAAAAATCGACAAAAAACTGATCGGTTGGACCGGACCAATAAATGGCCGGTTCTTGATAAACGACGTCTTCTAAAAAACGcaaagagtacataaagagtacgcAAAGATAAGATAAATTGTAACTGAATTTATGTATTTTGTTGGGCTGAATTTATGGACCACCAGACTTATTTATTGTTGGCATGGACTAAGGTGAAAGAATAGTTTAATACTTCCCATCTTTCCTTTGTTCATGTGTGTAACATGATATACCGGCCACTCACACAGACACTCATTGCCCACCACTCACCACGGCTTCTTCTACCATCTCTTCATTCATGTGTGTAACATGATATACCGGCCACTCATACTCACCAACGATATTTGACGCATTCTCAGGGTCAAGCTTATTAGTGTTCAACCTTCACGATTATCATTCACAagtataaaataatgaaaatactaaataacgtgaacaaatagataataaaacggaaagagtacataaagagtacgtaaagataataaaattgtgaaagaataatgaaagaaaaaaaaaagatgaagaaattttattgaatattgattgatagataaaagcaaataaagataagctaaacataaagataagataaaataaagactaaaattataattaaatttgtgtATCTGTTGGGTTGAATTTGTGGGCCATAAGACGTCTTTATTATGGATtaaggtggaagagtggtttaataaTAGATATgtggatgttcaattcaatagatATGTacatgattatgtttattatttttaattagatgatTATTTGACTTATTTCTTTTGATTGGATTTATTCATGGACAGTTAACAATGATCGAAtgttctaatattaagatttaagagagtctattattcatattgtttaaaaaaattattctctaCTTAATAAAATCAATTTGTGTAATACTCATGAACTCatacatttttatatattattttatttttcgaacAATAAAAAACTGTAGTATAACTGGTAATAATGTCACATgctaacattattttatttttaaatcaacatTGCAAACTAAATGTCATTGTAGTATTAGCACTATATACATTAAtggattttcatattttattttattagaaagttaaaattttattttagtgtaatatattatttgattgtaatagaaataacaataaaaataactagttttgagattttttaaaaataaattaattttttaaaatgttcaaaattaacttataaattataattgattttgtataattaaaaaatagttttataaaatgaaaaaatcagtttttaaattaaaaaatgttttttatgtgcaactttcttttttatataaaaaaacctattatttaaaaaaaaaagtattttgataaaatttggGTCCCTCCAAAAATTTCTTTCAAACTCTTATGTGTTTGAGGCTGCACACCATCAAAGATTCTCAGCTCATGTCTGCTGGTGCTGCACCAACCCCAATGGACAAATACATTAACTTTTCCATGCTGCTAATGAATGATCCCTAAAGGTTATGATGCATATATATTTAAACTAAAGGTAGCGATAATGATAGGACCTTTGATATTTGTTTTCTACATCAAATTTTCTTCTTTATATTCATAAACTTGGTCCTCATGAAGGAAAAAACTTGATATAAAGAGCAAGTATTAACACATCCACCCAATAAAATACACTATTTGATATGGCTCAGCtcctttattttaaatttgatgatAATAATAACGACCATGATAAAAACCAAGCAGCTATATCTGGCAGAACTTTTGATACTTATTCTCTACATTAAGTTTTTTCCGTGGTATCGAATATCTTATTGAGTGAATGtgttgaatattttaaaaaacgcTTGATGTAAAGAATAAATATCAACACAATTATCCATCAAGATATACAATTTAATATACAtcccttttattttaaatttaatgatgAAGAATATTCGACTCTTCAATTCATTGCAATGAATCATATCCAAAAATTTTCACTTTGAGCTTTTgcatttaaaagatttaaaagatGTTTATAGTTCctatgattttttaataatttgttttgtcttgtattttgtttatttttaaaaaaagtctAGGAGACtaacaattttattgaattttggccagcatgtaaccagcataGAAATGTGaagtcattagatgaaatctcatacaaatctcacaccattaaatcatcattgatggctatttgatgactACCAATCACAAAAGTTACTGGTCCCTAACATTGTTCTATTTTTAAATAAGATATACATAtactgttttattttatttgatttttttttttttttttttgtacctTTGTTCATGTCATTTTATGTGATGTCTGAGTGTCTCTctaacaattaaaaagaaataatttgtgaaaaataAATGTTAGGCATTGCAATAATACcactttttattgttatttgagCTAACATTAGATAGAAAACTGATATTTAAGGTAGAGAGTAGTAATGTTAGGGTATTTATTTATCACatatttagaaaataataatatttttatatatttttttctgatatatgaatatcttttaaaaaaaggtaatgaatacaaattttaatattttaacttttgatcatattaaatattaaaatttaaaaataaaaaaaaaaactaaaaatcattGTAATTATTTTAAGTCTTAAAATTTAAGATACTTTTTATAATCTATTAATCTTTATCTTGTTGATGGCTATGCTATAAGAAGTTTAGCAccgttttttttaataataatgttaaaaaatttttaaaattaattagagtactcataattaatcatatgattaccaataaatttattttattagattaaattaaattatttagaaaaattaatataGTAAAAGCAATAATTAGATAACTTATTATTTTgaagggtaaagtattaaattgttctcctatgtttgggtgtatttttgttttggttcttaaggtttaaagtgttctaattgaatccaaaaaagtttctaTAGGATATTTCATTAATTGTTTAACTTTGACgtcactgtgggactaaattgatgataaataaaaatttttttaattcaaataagatactttaaactttaaagaccaaaacaaaaatacacccaaacataggggaccaatttaatactttaccttatttttaaaatataagatgCTTACCATCCATACAATATCTTTATTAGAATTCCTTTATTACTTACCATCTATTATttgaattcatttttaaaaaaaatttaaaaattaattagacGGTACTCATAATTAATCATACGAATACAAATACATTAATATTATTAGATTAAGACttagtttgataaaatttttattttttaaaagtagtttataaaagttaaattttaaaagatggctttttaaaaattgtagtattaatatttggtaaatcaaattaaaaataacttttaataaacacaagtaacaataattatatttgataaaatagcttttaaaatgtaagaatactataatagacataaatgtaagtattaaatttgaaaattagttaacatatgaagttatattaaacttttaaattttaaaaaacataagcgaactttaaaaaactctatcTTAGGTGCTTTCAGAAGTATCTCGTTCTTTTAAAAACTCCAAATACAAGTATATGATCTTTTTGATTaatagattataaaaaaaaaagagcattttcaataataattataTCGAACAAAAAAGAATATCGAACAAATTGGCAAGGACAACAGAGACGttaaaaattaatcatcataAATATgggtatttttttatataatttacttcTAGATGTAATCTAAAACAAAGGTtatacacataataataataacaataataatgataactTTTTTAATGATAACTTTTTACCTAATAACTAGTGTTTAGTTCAAGAAGTAATATCAGAATAAGTTCAAGTGGTTGAATCTATAGACTAACATCAAAGGAGACGTTATTGATTTAAGTTACACAACgagtttgaatttttaaaaagtacaagtatttttttaaaaaaatttatcaaattaaatttaaattaaattgttaatttaaattaaaaatattataattttaaaagtttaaattatttaaaaaaattagagagaaagaaaaattttaaatcaaaccaCCGTTGTCTGAAACATTATACCGTGGTATAAAAGAAGTTTTGCATATATCAtggttagtttttttaatttaaaaaaattaaatcattattTTTTGTTCAAATCGAATATTTAATTATGAGTATAATAATACGATTATCTAATATTGTAGTTAaatagttttttaatttaaaaaaattaaatcattattTTTTGTTCAAATCGAATATTTAATTATGAGTATAATAATAGAATTATCTAATATTGTAGTTAAATCGATACAATAATATACGTAAAATGCAcgtattttttaaatgataaattgTCTACAtcttagatattttaaaaatagtttatttatttaatttaaatataaaaacctGCATAATATATTACTTttcttaaattactaaattagtatttaaaatctaaaaattactTAAACCACCGTTCCTTTATTGATGTAACACGCATAATATACTACTTTTCattgggtaaagtatactttttatccctgaagtttggtaaaagtttcaaaaatacccttaagttttattttgtttcaattttgtcccaaaagttttcgatttgcatcaaatatactctcgacgggtaaattttcaaaaaatttaagaccaatctaacaataatgcatgaaaattatgcttgatttgcttatgTTGAGGGttcttcttatgaaattgttgttgaattggtcttaaattttttgaaaaaattagccgtcaatggtatatttgatgtaaatcgaaaacttttaggacaaaattgaaacaaaataaaacttaggggtatttttaaaatttttgtcaaacttcagagacaaaaaatatactttaccctttcttttatttatataatatataagagGATAAATTTTAAATGTAGATATATTGATGTTCTAATCATTTTAATTGTTGATatcaattataaattatatataatatattaattaaaatcaatggtaagtcacccaaaaaaaattaaaatcaatggtAAAGATTAATGAAACATTAATATTCTGAAAACTTTCTATACAATATACATTATACCTATCCTCCTACTTCTACTCTATTTTTTGACCTATAACTTGTGCATGATTTAATTGCACATCTTTATTCATGTATGttatataatacatatatttttctacttctattctatatataaatataaacccaACTTATTGTGTTGCAACGGAACTCTTCATAAGGTCTATCATTTGAAACTGgcttattcttttttataaatttttcataAACCTTTCGTAAACTTCTTGACTCCATAACTTATGtaaaaattaaacttaatttggtaaaatttttattttttaaaagtaatttataaagattaacttttaaaagataattttttaaaaattataatatttatatttactaaattaaattaaaaataactttcaataaatataactaacaacaattacgtttaataaaatagtttttaaaatttaaaaatattataataaatataaatacaagtaataaatttaaaaattagttaacatgAAGTTATTTTAGGTACTTTCAAAAGTATTCGAATCTTTTAAAAGCTGCCAGTATAATCacataatcttttttatttatcaaatataaaatgaggagcttgagcttttaaaaaacacaagcacttcttcaaaaaattttaccaaaccaagccttagtCCATGGAGGAAGAACACGAGAATAATACCcgtgtccctgttgaatctcaaGTGTCCGGTCAAAATAAGTTAAGGACAGTGATTAAAGAAGTAAAAAAGCAAATATATTTGGCAGGACCTTTAATTATagtgcattttcttaattttgctaTTGAACTTATTTCAATAATGTTCGTTGGTCACGTAAGCGTGTTGACTCTCTCCGGCGTTTCCATGGCCACTTCCTTTACTTCTGTCACTGGCATTGGTTTAGTGGTTAGTTCTTTTTACATTAATctctttaacaatttttttacagttttaccaatcaatttttttttcgtttataatttggatttgataaataatttgttaaaaaatatttcaacACCAATCAAACCTGGTTACACCCCTTCATGGCATGGAAACCGAAGCGATTAATTTATTGCCAACGATTCCTATTGAATCGACTAACTTTGTGTTCAACTACTCTTTGTTGGTTTCATATAATGACAGATGGGAATTGCAAGTGCATTGGAAACTTTGTGTGGCCAATCATATGGAGCCGGACAACATCACATGTTAGGCATACACGCTCAGAGAGCCATGCTTGTTCTTACCATTATTTGTGTACCCATCTCTATTGTTTGGGCAAACACAAAATCCATATTGATTTTATTTGGCCAAGATCATGAAATCTCCACAGAAGCAGGAAGATATGCTCAATTAATCATTCCGTACCTTTTTGCTTCTAGTGTTCTTCAATGTCAAACTAGATTTCTACAGACACAGAACATTGGAGTTCCAATGATGCTCAGCTCTGGAGTAGCTACTGCACTGCATGCTGCTTTGTGTTGGGCGTTAGTGTTCAAAGCTGGCTTAGGGAGTACTGGAGCTGCCTTATCAAATTGTATATCGTATTGGGTGAATGTGTTGATACTTGCGTTGTACATAAAGTTTTCTCCAAGATGTTCGGAAACTTGGACCGGGTTTTCATTAGAGGCATTCCATAACATTCCTTCTTTTTTGAAACTTGCTATTCTTTCTTCTGTTATGGTTTGGTAAATTTCTACTAACCGTTGCTTTCCTCACAGTTACATTGTTCGAGATCTTCAACTAATG from Arachis hypogaea cultivar Tifrunner unplaced genomic scaffold, arahy.Tifrunner.gnm2.J5K5 arahy.Tifrunner.gnm2.scaffold_66, whole genome shotgun sequence includes these protein-coding regions:
- the LOC114927228 gene encoding protein DETOXIFICATION 16-like, whose amino-acid sequence is MEEEHENNTRVPVESQVSGQNKLRTVIKEVKKQIYLAGPLIIVHFLNFAIELISIMFVGHVSVLTLSGVSMATSFTSVTGIGLVMGIASALETLCGQSYGAGQHHMLGIHAQRAMLVLTIICVPISIVWANTKSILILFGQDHEISTEAGRYAQLIIPYLFASSVLQCQTRFLQTQNIGVPMMLSSGVATALHAALCWALVFKAGLGSTGAALSNCISYWVNVLILALYIKFSPRCSETWTGFSLEAFHNIPSFLKLAILSSVMVCLELWSFELMVLLSGRLPNPKLQTSVLSICVNTASTIWMIPLGLSGAISTRVSNELGAGNPWSARLAVRVVLVATIIEGILVATLMIMLRNVWGHVYSNDVQVVRHVRLMLPILAASNFLDGLQGVFSGIVRGCRRQKMGAFINLGSYYVVGVPSAIVLAFVLHLETKGLWLGIICAIIVQVLSLMIIILSIDWEKEASITMERINNSGEISMERVNNSVTSNVI